From the Ammoniphilus sp. CFH 90114 genome, the window GAGCTGGCAAGAGGATATAAGGATCGTGGAATGGCGGCTTATTCTGAGTTGCAGCAAGCGGAGTTTACCAGTGAGGTTCATGGATATACCGCAACGAGACACCAACGAGAAGTGGGGACAGGATATTTTGATGAGGTTTCCCAGATCATCTCAGGAGGAACGTCGTCGACTACGGCTCTGAAGGGTTCAACGGAAGAGGAGCAATTTTCAAGTTAGTCTTTAAAGAGAAGGAGTGCTTATTGTAAAGGGCGCTCCTTCCATTGTGTTATGAAAATTTTTTGAATAAATAATTCCGAATATTCATATACACTATAAGAACAAGATTGTATAATGGTGTTGTAATATTCAAACTAATTAAACTGTTGTGAAAACTATCACAACCGGTGAAGGAATCAAGAATAATGGGAGAAAAGGGGAGGGAGTAGAAGATATGCACATCTTGGTCTGTATCAAGCAAGTTCCAGACACCAAGATCATCAAAGTTGATCCCAAAACGAATACACTTGATCGCAGAGGGGTACCTGCCATTCTTAATCCTTACGATGCTCACGCGGTAGAAGAAGCTGTGAGACTTAAACAGAAGTACGGGGGCCAAGTAAGCGTGCTTACCATGGGACCACCGCAAGCAGTAGCCGCAATTAAGAAGTGTATTCAAATTGGAGCGGATGCTGGCTATATGATTTCTGACAGGGCGTTTGCAGGGGCGGATACCTTAGCTACAAGCTATGCACTAACCAAGGCGATCGAGAAATTAACAAAGCAACAGCCCATTGATTTAATTCTGACAGGGAAAATGACCATTGATGGGGATACGGGACAGGTTGGACCAGGAATTGCTCGCAGGTTGGATATCCCTCCTTTAACATCTGTGAAAAAAATTGAAGCGATTAATGAGATTGGGAGAGAGATTGTTGTTCATCGGAAGCTACCGGATGGATATGAAGTAATTCAATCTACTCTACCATGTCTATTAGCCGTTGAGAAAGAAATAAATGAAGTTTCCTATTCGCCGCTTCCAAACATGATTCGTGCAGCACGTTATGCTCCAACGATTTGGTCGGTTAATGATTTGGAAGATGTGGATCGCACGCAATTGGGGTTGAAAGGATCTCCTACTATTGTTGGTAAAATGTTTAGTCCTCCTAAGCCCGAAGGAGGAAAAATGCTAGAAGGCTCACCTGATCAGCAGGTCAAACAGATTATTGATGTTCTCTTAAAAGAGAAAAAAGAGTTGTTTCTGGTGAAGGGGGGAGCTTAGATGGCGATGCTTCTAGAGGATTATAAAGGGATATGGGTTTATATCGAACAAAATGAAGGAGAAATTGCTGGGGTTTCCTTAGAACTATTAGGAGCTGGAAGGAGATTGGCTGACAAACGAGGCGTGGAACTAGGAGGTATCCTCCTTGGCCACCAAGTAAAATCCCTTGCACCTACGATTTTTGAATATGGGGCAGACAAGGTTTACGTCATCGATGAGCCTATACTAAAGGATTATCGTTCTGAGACGTACCGAGTAGGTTTTGTTACTTTGGTTAATAAGTACAAACCAGAAATTGTTCTCTATGGAGCGACTTCGAATGGCAAGGACTTGGCTAGTGCGGCCGCGACTGATTTAGAGACAGGCCTAACGGCAGACACGACGTTGCTTGATGTGGATGAGGAAACAGGTCTGTTAGAAGCGAGTCGACCGGCATTCGGCGGGAATATCATGGCTACAATTCTTTGTAAGAAGCATCGGCCACAGATGGCTACTGTACGATCCAAGGTGATGAAGGCAATAGAGCCTATTAAGGGCCGGCGTGGAGAACTTATAGAGGAACAAATTCAGATGAGTGAGAACCAAGTCCGCACCAAGGTTCTTAAGATTGTTAAGGATGTTGGGAACAAGGTGAAGCTAGATGAGGCTCATATTATTGTAGCTGGAGGGAAAGGTCTGAAGGATGAGAAGGGATTTTCACTTTGTCATCAATTAGCTGAGGTGCTTGGGGCAAGTGTGGGAGCGAGCCGAGATGCGGTAGAGGCCGGTTGGATTGATCATGCCCATCAGGTTGGCCAGACGGGAACAACGGTAACGCCGAAGATCTATTTTGCTATTGGAATTTCAGGTGCCGTGCAACACATTGTCGGGATGCAAAACTCAGAGTATATTATTGCTATTAATTCGGATCCAAACGCCCCCATTTTTGGTGTAGCAACTTACGGGATTGTAGGGGATGCTTTTGAAATAGTGCCAAAGCTTATAGAACAATTCTCGAAGATAAAACAAGGGGGTGAATTAATGTATGGCTAATGAAAAGTTTGATGTTATCGTTGTTGGAGCCGGACCTGCGGGTGCTTCTTGTGCTTTAACGGCAGCTCAAGCGGGGCTGAAGGTGTTGCTTATTGAAAGAGGAGAGTATCCTGGATCCAAGAATGTCATGGGAGGGGTCCTTTATCGCAAGCAAATGGAGGAGGTTGTTCCAGAATTCTGGAAAGAAGCCCCATTAGAGAGACCCGTAGTAGAGCAGAGATTCTGGGTGCTAGGTGAAGATTCTTTGTTCAACGTTGGTTATAAAGGTATGGAATGGGCGAAAGAACCTTATAACAATTTTACGGTGCTACGTGCGAAGTTTGATCAGTGGTTTGCCAATAAAGCGGTTGAAGCTGGGGCTCTCCTGATTACAGAAACTGTAGTACTAGAATGTATTGTAGAGGATAACCGAGTTGTAGGGGTGCGTACCGATCGTCCAGACGGCGATGTTTACGCAGATGTGGTCGTATTATGTGACGGTGTAAATTCCTTGTTAGGGAAGAAATTAGGATTTCATAAGGAGCTACGCCCAGACGAAGTGGCGTTAGCGGTCATGGAAGTCATGGACCTACCCGCCGCGAAGATTGAGGAGCGTTTTAACCTAGAACCCAATCAAGGATGTACGATTGAAATATTTGGGGACGCAACAAAAGGAATCTTGGGTACCGCTTTCTTATACACAAACAAGGACAGCCTCAATATAGGGGTTGGTACTACATTATCAGGTCTCATCAAAGCAAAGCTTCGTCCTTACGATTTGCTTGAATATGTAAAGAACCATCAGATGATTAAGCCATTGCTCAAGGAGGCAAAGCCATCAGAGTATGCTGCACATTTAATTCCTGAAGGAGGCTATCATTCCATTCCTAAGATTGTAGGAAACGGGGTGATTCTTTGTGGGGATGCTGCGCAATTGGTTAACGCTATACATCGGGAAGGTTCGAATATGGCCATGACCTCGGGACGCTTAGCCGCTGAGACCGTTGTGCTAGCGAAGCAAGCTAATGACTTCTCTGAGAATATGCTGGACACGTATCGAACCAAGCTGATGGAAAGCTTTGTAGGGCAAGACCTGAAGAAGTACAAGGATGTCACTCACACGTTTGAGAGCTATCCACAGTACTTTAAGGAATATATGCCGTTTATTAATAAGGCTGCGAGTGATTTCTTTACCGTTGATGGGACACCTAAAAGAGATAAGCAAAAGAAAATCTTCTCTTCCATGATGGAGAGAAGAGGGAAGTGGCAAACATTCCAAGATATTTATAGAGCCTGGAAGGTGATGAAATAATGAGCCTCATACCAAGGTCAAATAATCTAGAGGAAAAGCAGTATAGCATTCGCTTCAAGTGTGATACGCAAAGTCACTTGCATGTGTTAGACTATGATGTCTGTGCCACGAAGTGCCCGGAGAAGCTGTGCACTCTATTCTGTCCTGCTGAGGTGTACAAGTGGGAAGAGGTACGGATGCAAGTAGGCTATGAGGGCTGTCATGAATGTGGAAGCTGTCGAATTGGATGCCCATACGAGAATATTAAGTGGGAGTACCCAAAGGGCGGGCATGGGATTGTGTTTAGGTTGGCGTAGGAAGATAAATAAAAGGGTGTCCTTCGGGACACCCCTTTTATATATCTTAGTTCTATCAAGGGAGTACAATGGGAAGTTCAAATTGTCTTGAACCATCCTTAGGGCTTTCTTCAAATAAGATGAGGGTTAAGGTGGAATTAGGCTGAATCTTTTTTACATTCAAGTTTAAGGTGAAAAATCCCCACTCAGGTGCGCCTTTACTTGTTGTTTCGTGGCCTTTAACTAACTCATTGTGACCGTCTTCAACCACATAGCCCGTAACACCTTCAAACACTCGAGCTAATCCTAACACCCAATACTTGCCCTCGTATGGGATGACATGAACTTTACTGAACCGCTCATTTTCCCCATATGGCCTTGTGGGATTTATCATTTGTATTATTTCTGTCATCACCTGTCTATTATGTTCATCTGAGTAGGATTTATATAAAATATAAGCGCCTTCTTTCCAAGAAATGGATTGCTCCATGAGAGGATGGGATAATTGGACTACGTTGGGACCCTTGTTCGTTTCAATCTCAACGGAGTGAGGATCTACTTGTCCAATGATTCTTCCGCTTCCAATGACTTCCCATTGTTTGATTACCATTTCTACCGTATGGTGATTTGTCTTTACTACAACTTTATTTTCAACCCCTATCCATTCAACCTGTGCGCCGAAGCTCTCACTAATGAATCGAAGGGGAACGAAGGTACGACCATCACGGATCATTGGCTTGGTGTCCAAGGTATGAGTTTTTCCGTTCACGGTAGCTTGATTACTCCCAATCGTTAGGACAATATTCTTTTCAGCGGCATCTAACAGAACGGTTTTCGATACAGGGTTCCAGTTTACCTCAGCTCCCAGTTCCTCACTAATAAATCTAATCGGAACCATGGTTCGTTTGCTGTGAATCTCAATGTAAGGTGCCACGTCCCAGTTAGGCTGCTGTGCGTAAACGGACATCGGTGTAATCATCCAAAAACTAAGGAGAAAAAAGATAATCCATTTTTGAAAATGCAAAAAAAATGCCTCCTCCCATGACTATATAGACTAATCTATTCATCAATGGGAACAGACATTCATGGCTTCAGTCACTAACTTCTACTCCAATAGTGTTATTTTTCCTCCGTAGTCGGCAAATCGCACAAACCAACTCGTTCGTATGTTTTTTCTGTCTTGTTCATTCGCTTCATAATATCTTTGAAACTCAGCCTGTTTTGTCGTTTTTAAGTTCGTAAATTTGGAAGCTTCACCTTTAGCCACGTAGGTCTTTCCATTTTTCTTAAATATAACATCCTCTTCCTGCACTAAGACACTTCCAATATGAATATCCATGATGACCATATCCTTACCAGACAAGGGGTTGCACCCAGTAAGTAATGTGACAAGAAGGATCCAATAGATTTTATTAAGGCGTATCATGCAGCATCCTCCCCTTGGTTATTTTGGTTCTAACTTCAGGCAAGGTTGGCCGGAGGATTGAAAAACAACAAGGGACGGCAAGAGGGAGGTTTTAAACTCAAAGAACTTGCAACCTCGTGGATTATGCTTATCCCAAGTTACATAATAGTGCTTGCATTTTACACAGTTAATACGCTGCTGTTTCTCCAATTCATTTCCCTCCTCAAAGAGTACATGTAAATTATACCTTGTCAGAACTCTCTTGCGAAGATAAAAGAGTGATTTCCCATGATCAGGTATAGAAAATTAAAAAAGGAAAAGAATAAAGTCATCTAGCGAAATAACAAGATTTGGGAGGAAACTAGAAATGGATTTGAATCGAGCACAGGAAATTGTTGAGGCGAAAGAAAAAATTGATGTTCAAGTGGATGGAACCTCGGTTTGGATTGAAGGCATTGATGCTCAAAGTAGAACTGCCAGAGTTCACACCGAAGGAGAACCACAAGATAAAAGAACGGTGTCGATTGAAGATCTAGAGGAAATTCAATAATTAATCATGATTTGAGAGCACCAGAATCCTGGTGCTCTTTTTTAAATTTTTTGATAAATAAATGTTCCATAGGTGATAAAAGTCGGTATCGACTAATATGCTTTACTGAGAATTGGTTCTAGGAATCACAGTCTAAATGCCTTTACATATACCTATCTATATATGAATGCAGAGGAGGATGGAGGATGAGATTAAAGGATCAAGTCGCGGTGATTACAGGGGGAGGCAGTGGGTTAGGGAGAGAGGCGAGCCTACTATTCGCTCAAGCTGGTGCGACGGTTGCGGTGTGTGATGTCAACAAGGATCAAGGGATTGAAACCGTTAAGCAGATTCAAGAACAAGGTGGAAAAGCCCATTTTAATCTGGTAGATGTAGGTAATCAAAAGCAAGTTGCCGAAAGTATGGAGCAGATCCATGGCCAACACGGAAAAATAGACATATTAATTAACAATGCCGGAATCACACGTGATGCCATGATTCATAAGATGTCACCTGAACAATGGGAACAAGTTATTCAAATTAATTTGACAGGTGTATTCAACTGTACGCATGCTATTGTTCCTTTTATGAGAGAGAGAGGATATGGAAGAATCATCAATACCTCTTCCGTTGTAGGTGTTTACGGAAACATGGGCCAGACAAATTATGCAGCCGCCAAAGCTGGTGTGATTGCGATGACAAAAACTTGGGCTAAAGAGTTGGGGCCTAAAGGAATAAGCGTAAACGCTGTAGCCCCAGGATTTATTAAAACACCCATGACAGCGGCTGTACCAGAAAAGATATTAAAGCTAATGGAAGAAAAGGTACCTTTGAAACGGTTAGGGGAAGCTCAGGATATTGCTCAAGCTTACTTGTTTTTGGCATCCCCTGAAGCAGCTTATATAAATGGTTGTGTTCTCAATGTAGACGGCGGGCTCGTGCTATAGTTATTACTTCCTCCCTTACAACTCCAAGTTATGAGTATGCAAAGCTCATAACAAGGAAAGGATAGTAGGGGAGGTGATGGATATGCCAGCTGTAGAAGTAAAATGTTCTGTTTCAAACTGCACTTACTGGGGACAAGGAAATAATTGTGTAGCCCCAGCTATCATGGTGGAAGTAGATCGCCATGCTGACTATAATACTGAAATGGCCGATGAAATGGGCATCCAGACAGAGCACAAGGACCGTGCAACCAATTCTGCGGAAACCTGTTGCCGTACGTTCAAACAAAAGCAATAGTTTTACCCATTGCACCTGACTATTCTAGTCAGGTGTTTCCTTTTTTTTGTTAACATATTCTTTAAGGGTTAAACCAATGCTATAAGTACCCTAAACAGCAAAGGGGGAACCCAAGTGAGTAGCGATAGGGAACAAGAACGATTTTCCGAAAGAAGAGTTTTCAATGAGGAAACGGCGTCGGAATTTACTCCGCGTCTACCTGCTCCAGCCATCCGTGAGGAGAAAGATGAAGACTTTGATACCATGACCCAATCCTCCTTACATGACGTTCAGGAGGGTGAAGGTAGTGGTACAGCTGTAGGAATTGTCGGTTTAGTCCTCTCCCTTGCTTCTCTCTTTACTCTTCCCTTTTTACTGGCTCTTATTGGGATTGGGGCTGGATTTGTTGCAACTCGTAGAGGCGCACACAGTCTTGGTAGATGGGCCATAGGTGTAGGGGTTATCTCCATGATTGGTGCGATTTTATTTGCTCCATTCGTAGGGTAGTGAGGAAGCTCTTTTGAGCTTCCTTTTTTCAAGCTCGTAATGCAATACAGCTTCGTTACATAACGGCTGCCTTTCTGCTAAAATAATAGAAAAGGTCCTAATGGTAAGTTTTTACGTAGGAGGTTGTCATGGATCAATACAAGAAGAATAATAACTCGGGGAAATGGAAGTCGTTTGGTGGCATCATAGCTTTCCTCGTATTGTTTGGAGGGAAGCTCAAGTTCCTGTTACCCTTACTAAAGTTAGGAAAATTCGGAGGCACCATCTGGAGTATGGCTTTGATGATTGGAGCCTACGCTGTTATTTATCCTTGGTCTTTTGCGATAGGGATTGTCGTGATGATTTTTATTCATGAGATGGGTCACATACTTGCAGCCAAGCGTAAGGGTATTCCTGTATCAGCACCCGCATTCATCCCATTCGTAGGAGCCCTCATTACAATGAAAAAGCAGCCAGTTGATGCCCAAACAGAGGCTTATTTAGCGTTTGGGGGTCCTGTGATTGGTACGTTAGGTGCCTTAGCAGCATTAGGCTTGGGGGTTGCCTTAGATTCACCGGCTTTATTGTCTGTCGCACAGGTTGGTTTCTTTTTAAATTTAATCAACTTAATACCCGTTCATCCGCTTGATGGTGGGAGAATTGTAACAGCCATTTCTAGATGGCTGTGGGTGGTTGGACTTGTTGGTGGTCTTTTCGTTATCCTGTACTTTAAAGCCATTATCTTTTTAATCTTTTGGGGAATGTTTGCTTGGGAGCTGTACAAAAAGTATGTGAGAAAGGATCATCTTAAGGATGTTCGGCAGGATACGAATCTTACGGCAACGGTGGATATGGACCCATTCTTAGAAAGCGGCTTACCAATTCCAGCCGAGTCTCATCAACGTGAACTTTATTTTATCCAAGCCAGCGATATCCGCTTACGTGAGGAGTATTGCCATCTCTATTATCCTGGGTTAGGAAGGATTGCTTCATTACCTTTTGAGTCTGGTATCGTAGAGAGAGTTAGACTGATGGGAACAAAGATTGAAGAAGGAAAGTTAAAAATGCAAATGCAGGTGACTTACCGTATGTATCCTGAAAACGTGCCTGCTATGATTAAAGAAGAAGGATATTATCAAGTGCCTAATCAGGTTCGATGGACATATGGATTATCTTATATTGGGCTTGCTGTATTTTTAGGGTGGATGATGATGGTGACGTACTCCATGTTTACTCCACCTCCCCTTGTAGGGTAATGAGAAGAAAGAAAAGAGGCTGTGGTTAGCACAGCCTCTTATTTTTTATGATAGGTTTGATCTTGCCAAGTTCCTCCGCTAGAAAGCCGGTTCAAACGCTCCATAATTTGCCCCGAAACCCCTTCGTCTGCTAGCCAAACGGCCCCTTGATCAATATGCATGGGTATAAATCGCGGGACGATTTCGTCACCCTCTAAGGTAACCTGTAGAATTCCAGATTGGCGACCTTCAGGTACACGGCTCGTCGTAAAAACAAAATTCCCAAGACTATAAGCAATTAATTTTCCTTTATACCATTCAAGGCCTTGAAGGACATGGGGATGACTTCCGATGACTAAATCTACCCCTAAATCAATTAATCCGTGCGCAAGTTGAACCTGATAGGGCAGAGGTTGCTCCGCCAATTCTTGTCCCCAATGGAGATAAACGATTGTGTAATCACTTTGTTCAATGTGAGGCTGAACAGATCGGTAGACAAGCTCTGGATCATAAGCGCTAGCCATACCTGGGTGCCCGATGCCTGCATGCCAATTGGCTTCAGCTAATACGCGGCTAAAAGCAAAGATAGACAAAGTTTTCCCCTTAACCTCCATGCGTATAGGAGCATAGGCTTCTTCTTGATTTTTCCCCCCACCGACATAATCTATCCCAGCTCTCTGTAGGTAATCGAGAGTATCTAGAAAAGCTTCTGTCCCATAATCTAGAGCATGATTATTAGCCACGGTTACAATATCTATTCCTGCTTTTTTTAAGGCATCTGCCATAAGGGGATCGCTTCGGAACGTGTATTCTTTCTGCTTTGCGTCGCCCTTCGTACTAATGGCAGTTTCCACATTAAGCATAGACAGGTCGCTTTCTTGAAAGATGGGGGCAGAATCAGTAAAAGGGTAATCGCGTCCTTTTTGTTTTACGATATCAGCTACTCTCCCGGCCATCATCGTATCTCCAGCAAAGGAGAGCACAATCGGTGAAATGTTTTCTGGTATGGTTTCGTCAGATAATGAGGGGGTAGCAGGCTTTTGTTCTTGTTGAGACTGAATCTTTTCTTGTAAGATATCAGGTGTATCTTGCCCCGGGCTGAATCCTTGGGTAGAACAGCCTGTTATCCAAAGAACAGCAAAGAAGAGGATACCTAACGTTTTTTTCATTCGTACCTCCCTGATGAAAGTGGTCTTTACTATTATGTAATAATTCGGAAGTTACGTAAATACTTCTACCTTCTAAAAAATATATCTTTCGTTTGTGACCATATAATCCTATCTATCGTCCTCTATTTTAGATTAACGAATAACTTGAATTGACTGGCCAGTTAACGAAAGTTACAAAAAAGGAGGTAAAACGATGGGGATGGCGTTACAAACCGAATTTCCCTCGGAGGACCCCGAAATGTCGAATATAGAACCCAAAATTGAAGAAAGAGATTTCGGAGAATTGTATGATGAATACTTTGATCGTGTTAACCGCTATTTGCGATGTCGAGCAGATAATGTGTGGGACGCGGATGATTTGACTACAACCGTATTTATTAAAGTGCTGGAAAAATTCCACCAATACGATCGTAGAAACCCTTTTGCTGCTTGGATATTTCGGATTGCTCACAATACGTTTGTGGATTACTTGCGTAAAAAGAGAGAGGTTCCAATGGAGCCGAACTCATGGATGATGGACGAGGATGATGAAACGTGGCAGCCAGAGAAGAAAGCACTGACTAAAGAGCAAATTCAGTATCTCCATGAAAAAATGAATGGGTTGTCGCAAGACCAACGGGACGTGTTGACCCTGCGTTATTTTGCAGACTTGAAAATCAATCAGATTGCTGAAGTTCTTGGAAAATCTGATTCGGCGGTCAAGATGATCTCTTACCGAGGGCTTCGACAATTGCAGAGGCTTTATGAGGGGGAAGGAAGATGACAAAGAATCGTTCATGGCATGAAGAAGAACGAGATCCTACTATATCTAATCTACTAGACCATTTGAAACAAATGAGAGAAACCGTCCCCGTCAACTATCAACTGAAGGCGGAATTGAAAAAGAAATTAATGGCCCAAATGATGGCTTTAAAAAATGTTGAAACTAGCAACTCTGTAGGAACAGAGACCCAAAAGAAGCGCAGATGGTTTAGACCTAGTTTATTCTTGTTAGCTATTGTTATCGTCTGGGCGGTGAGTATGGGAATAGGAGGTAAAGTTTCTATCCGGACGATGAAGAGTTTTACTGCTCCAGAACTAAGATCAGCGGTAGTCGCACAACTAGCACCTAATCAGGATCGTATTGCCTTGATTGCAAATCATGAGCTGATTGTCTTAGATGAGAAACAACAAAGCAACTTTCGAATGTCTCTACCCGCACAACAAGGAGTCTATACGAGTTTGGCTTGGTCTCCGAGAGGAGATGAATGGGCATGGATGAAGACGACTCCTCAGCGTACTCAAATTTGGGTTTCTCAAATGAACGGAGGGGGGAGTCGCTTATTAGAAGAATTCCCTACAGAAACTACGGATGGAATGGCATGGTCTTCAGATGGACAGTGGTTATACGCTTCTGTTGATCAGAAAGTGTGGAAGATTAGTACAACTTCCCCCGAAACTTTGGAATTCACAGTGGGTAGTGATCCTTCCCCAACACCAAGTGGACAGAAGTTAGCTGTTGTAGACCAAGGGGTAATCAAGATTGTAAATGAACAGGGAAATACAATGGCTGAAATAGGAGAAGGTTCATCACCTCAATGGATCGGGGACCAGCATATCATTTTCCTTGATTCAGAAGGGAGGATCAGTATGACGTCACTCGACTCTACCCATCATCGTGTACTTCTTCATGCCCCTCAAGATGTTCCACAGTCCATTAAGGACCTTCACGTGTCCGAAGATGGGGATAGGTTGTTAGTAGAATACAAAACTTCCGAGGGGAAGGAATGGAAACTAGGAGAAGTACGACGATAGTTAAAAATAGTAGAAGGGGACAATAGATGATGTATAGGTTATTAATGATAGGATTACTCCTATGTTTTTTTCTACAGGGAGGACTAACCGCTGAAGCGGAAAACAACAAGCTCAACATGGCAATATCGGTTGATGTCCCATTGGATGGGATCTATAAGAACGGCAAGATGGTTCGGTTTTACGTTACCATGAAAAACCAAGATCAACCTTTTACGGGAGAGATGGTTGTTCAATCGGTAGAGATGGGCCATACACAGATATTATCTCAACCCAAGCAATT encodes:
- a CDS encoding electron transfer flavoprotein subunit alpha/FixB family protein produces the protein MLLEDYKGIWVYIEQNEGEIAGVSLELLGAGRRLADKRGVELGGILLGHQVKSLAPTIFEYGADKVYVIDEPILKDYRSETYRVGFVTLVNKYKPEIVLYGATSNGKDLASAAATDLETGLTADTTLLDVDEETGLLEASRPAFGGNIMATILCKKHRPQMATVRSKVMKAIEPIKGRRGELIEEQIQMSENQVRTKVLKIVKDVGNKVKLDEAHIIVAGGKGLKDEKGFSLCHQLAEVLGASVGASRDAVEAGWIDHAHQVGQTGTTVTPKIYFAIGISGAVQHIVGMQNSEYIIAINSDPNAPIFGVATYGIVGDAFEIVPKLIEQFSKIKQGGELMYG
- a CDS encoding electron transfer flavoprotein subunit beta/FixA family protein — its product is MHILVCIKQVPDTKIIKVDPKTNTLDRRGVPAILNPYDAHAVEEAVRLKQKYGGQVSVLTMGPPQAVAAIKKCIQIGADAGYMISDRAFAGADTLATSYALTKAIEKLTKQQPIDLILTGKMTIDGDTGQVGPGIARRLDIPPLTSVKKIEAINEIGREIVVHRKLPDGYEVIQSTLPCLLAVEKEINEVSYSPLPNMIRAARYAPTIWSVNDLEDVDRTQLGLKGSPTIVGKMFSPPKPEGGKMLEGSPDQQVKQIIDVLLKEKKELFLVKGGA
- a CDS encoding CapA family protein, which encodes MKKTLGILFFAVLWITGCSTQGFSPGQDTPDILQEKIQSQQEQKPATPSLSDETIPENISPIVLSFAGDTMMAGRVADIVKQKGRDYPFTDSAPIFQESDLSMLNVETAISTKGDAKQKEYTFRSDPLMADALKKAGIDIVTVANNHALDYGTEAFLDTLDYLQRAGIDYVGGGKNQEEAYAPIRMEVKGKTLSIFAFSRVLAEANWHAGIGHPGMASAYDPELVYRSVQPHIEQSDYTIVYLHWGQELAEQPLPYQVQLAHGLIDLGVDLVIGSHPHVLQGLEWYKGKLIAYSLGNFVFTTSRVPEGRQSGILQVTLEGDEIVPRFIPMHIDQGAVWLADEGVSGQIMERLNRLSSGGTWQDQTYHKK
- a CDS encoding DUF1540 domain-containing protein, translating into MPAVEVKCSVSNCTYWGQGNNCVAPAIMVEVDRHADYNTEMADEMGIQTEHKDRATNSAETCCRTFKQKQ
- a CDS encoding FAD-dependent oxidoreductase; amino-acid sequence: MANEKFDVIVVGAGPAGASCALTAAQAGLKVLLIERGEYPGSKNVMGGVLYRKQMEEVVPEFWKEAPLERPVVEQRFWVLGEDSLFNVGYKGMEWAKEPYNNFTVLRAKFDQWFANKAVEAGALLITETVVLECIVEDNRVVGVRTDRPDGDVYADVVVLCDGVNSLLGKKLGFHKELRPDEVALAVMEVMDLPAAKIEERFNLEPNQGCTIEIFGDATKGILGTAFLYTNKDSLNIGVGTTLSGLIKAKLRPYDLLEYVKNHQMIKPLLKEAKPSEYAAHLIPEGGYHSIPKIVGNGVILCGDAAQLVNAIHREGSNMAMTSGRLAAETVVLAKQANDFSENMLDTYRTKLMESFVGQDLKKYKDVTHTFESYPQYFKEYMPFINKAASDFFTVDGTPKRDKQKKIFSSMMERRGKWQTFQDIYRAWKVMK
- a CDS encoding ferredoxin family protein, whose translation is MSLIPRSNNLEEKQYSIRFKCDTQSHLHVLDYDVCATKCPEKLCTLFCPAEVYKWEEVRMQVGYEGCHECGSCRIGCPYENIKWEYPKGGHGIVFRLA
- a CDS encoding H-type small acid-soluble spore protein codes for the protein MDLNRAQEIVEAKEKIDVQVDGTSVWIEGIDAQSRTARVHTEGEPQDKRTVSIEDLEEIQ
- the fabG gene encoding 3-oxoacyl-ACP reductase FabG; translated protein: MRLKDQVAVITGGGSGLGREASLLFAQAGATVAVCDVNKDQGIETVKQIQEQGGKAHFNLVDVGNQKQVAESMEQIHGQHGKIDILINNAGITRDAMIHKMSPEQWEQVIQINLTGVFNCTHAIVPFMRERGYGRIINTSSVVGVYGNMGQTNYAAAKAGVIAMTKTWAKELGPKGISVNAVAPGFIKTPMTAAVPEKILKLMEEKVPLKRLGEAQDIAQAYLFLASPEAAYINGCVLNVDGGLVL
- a CDS encoding stalk domain-containing protein yields the protein MHFQKWIIFFLLSFWMITPMSVYAQQPNWDVAPYIEIHSKRTMVPIRFISEELGAEVNWNPVSKTVLLDAAEKNIVLTIGSNQATVNGKTHTLDTKPMIRDGRTFVPLRFISESFGAQVEWIGVENKVVVKTNHHTVEMVIKQWEVIGSGRIIGQVDPHSVEIETNKGPNVVQLSHPLMEQSISWKEGAYILYKSYSDEHNRQVMTEIIQMINPTRPYGENERFSKVHVIPYEGKYWVLGLARVFEGVTGYVVEDGHNELVKGHETTSKGAPEWGFFTLNLNVKKIQPNSTLTLILFEESPKDGSRQFELPIVLP
- a CDS encoding WD40 repeat domain-containing protein, translating into MTKNRSWHEEERDPTISNLLDHLKQMRETVPVNYQLKAELKKKLMAQMMALKNVETSNSVGTETQKKRRWFRPSLFLLAIVIVWAVSMGIGGKVSIRTMKSFTAPELRSAVVAQLAPNQDRIALIANHELIVLDEKQQSNFRMSLPAQQGVYTSLAWSPRGDEWAWMKTTPQRTQIWVSQMNGGGSRLLEEFPTETTDGMAWSSDGQWLYASVDQKVWKISTTSPETLEFTVGSDPSPTPSGQKLAVVDQGVIKIVNEQGNTMAEIGEGSSPQWIGDQHIIFLDSEGRISMTSLDSTHHRVLLHAPQDVPQSIKDLHVSEDGDRLLVEYKTSEGKEWKLGEVRR
- a CDS encoding site-2 protease family protein, producing the protein MDQYKKNNNSGKWKSFGGIIAFLVLFGGKLKFLLPLLKLGKFGGTIWSMALMIGAYAVIYPWSFAIGIVVMIFIHEMGHILAAKRKGIPVSAPAFIPFVGALITMKKQPVDAQTEAYLAFGGPVIGTLGALAALGLGVALDSPALLSVAQVGFFLNLINLIPVHPLDGGRIVTAISRWLWVVGLVGGLFVILYFKAIIFLIFWGMFAWELYKKYVRKDHLKDVRQDTNLTATVDMDPFLESGLPIPAESHQRELYFIQASDIRLREEYCHLYYPGLGRIASLPFESGIVERVRLMGTKIEEGKLKMQMQVTYRMYPENVPAMIKEEGYYQVPNQVRWTYGLSYIGLAVFLGWMMMVTYSMFTPPPLVG
- a CDS encoding RNA polymerase sigma factor, with product MSNIEPKIEERDFGELYDEYFDRVNRYLRCRADNVWDADDLTTTVFIKVLEKFHQYDRRNPFAAWIFRIAHNTFVDYLRKKREVPMEPNSWMMDEDDETWQPEKKALTKEQIQYLHEKMNGLSQDQRDVLTLRYFADLKINQIAEVLGKSDSAVKMISYRGLRQLQRLYEGEGR